The stretch of DNA TGGGCGCGCTCCTGCACGGCCTCGCTGAGTTCATCCATGGTCCGCTGCATGACCGTGAACAAGCGCTCACCGTCTTCGGTAAGGCGGACCTTGCGCGGCATGCGGTGAAACAGCTTGTATGCCAGCTCATCTTCCAGGCGGTTGATGCGATGGCTCACTGCACTGGCCGTCAGGCACAGCTCATCTGCTGCGCGAGAGAAGCTCAGGTGTCGTGCGGCCACCAGGAAAACATGCAGGCTGCCCAAGTGCGAGCCGTTGAGTTTCACCGTGGTACCGCTGCCTTGGCTGTTCATTGACCCATCCTTCTGCGCAGTTCATCTACTGCTGTTACACCGTAGCTGGAAGGCTTCGCCCTTTCGCCAGGTATGCGTTGAACTCATCGTCCGGCACCATGCTGCCACCTGTACCCCAGACGAGGTGGGTAGCCTGCTGCAGTTGGGCCGCGGAGTAGCCCAGGCGAGCCAGATAGTCGCTTGCCTGTAGCACCCGAGCCATCCCGGGTACGCCGGCCAGCGCAGAGGGCTCCAGCTTGACCTTGTCCTGTTCGAAGGCAACCACCATCAGGCGGTACAGCTCTTCGTCGGTCACGGTGTAGTAGCCGTCAATCAGCCGCTGCATGGCTTTGCCGACGAACCCGGACGGGCGTCCGACTGCCAGGCCGTCGGCGGCGGTGATGTTGTCGATACCGAAGTCTTGCACGCTGGTTTCGTCGTGCAGGCCGGTGTACACGCCCAGCAGCATGCAGGGCGAGTGGGTGGGCTCGGCGAAAACGCAGTGCACTGCATCACCGAAAACCAGCTTCAAGCCGAAGGCGACGCCGCCAGGGCCGCCGCCAACACCACAGGGCAGGTAGACAAACAGTGGGTGATCGGCGTCCACCTTGATGCCGGCCTGGTCGAATTGCCGGGCCAGGCGCTCGGCGGCCACGGCATAGCCCAGAAAGAGTTGCGGGGAGTTCTCGTCGTCAACGAAATAGCAGCTGGGGTCGGACGCTGCCTGCTGGCGGCCCTGCTCGACGGCAACGCTGTAGTCCGAGGCGTGTTCAACCACCGTTACGCCGTTGGCGCGCAGCTTGTCCTTTTTCCACTGCCTGGCGTCGGATGACATGTGCACGCTCACCTGGAAGCCCAGCTTCGCGCTCATGATGCCGATCGACAAGCCCAGGTTACCGGTCGAACCCACGGCGATCTTGTACTGGCTGAAGAACGCGCGCGCCTGCTCGCTGGCCAGTACGGCGTAATCATCGCAGGGCGTGATCAGGCCGGCTGCCAACGCCAGATCCTCGGCGTGCTTGAGCACCTCATGTATGCCGCCACGGGCCTTGATGGAGCCTGAAATGGGCAGGTCGCTGTCTGCCTTGAGCCACAGGCTACCAGCGTTCTGCAATGATCCTTCTTCGACAAGCAGCTGGCGAAGCTGCGGCAGTGGGGCGATATGGGACTCGATAACCCCGCCGCTGGCTGCCGTTTCGGGGAACACGGTGGCGAGGTAGGGCGCGAACCTCTGCAGCCGCTGGCTCGTGGCCTGCACATCTTCAGCGGTCAGGCCCACGTCGCTCAGTGCTGCTGACGCCTTGGCGATACCAGGGTTGAACCAGCTGGTTTCCTTCAGGGCGACCAGGTCGGCAATGATTGGGTGGCTTTGTTGCCAGGCTTGCAAGGTTTTTCCGTGAATCATGATTTCACCTGTAGCGCAGTCTTTGCACAGTAGATCAGAC from Pseudomonas putida encodes:
- a CDS encoding D-serine ammonia-lyase produces the protein MIHGKTLQAWQQSHPIIADLVALKETSWFNPGIAKASAALSDVGLTAEDVQATSQRLQRFAPYLATVFPETAASGGVIESHIAPLPQLRQLLVEEGSLQNAGSLWLKADSDLPISGSIKARGGIHEVLKHAEDLALAAGLITPCDDYAVLASEQARAFFSQYKIAVGSTGNLGLSIGIMSAKLGFQVSVHMSSDARQWKKDKLRANGVTVVEHASDYSVAVEQGRQQAASDPSCYFVDDENSPQLFLGYAVAAERLARQFDQAGIKVDADHPLFVYLPCGVGGGPGGVAFGLKLVFGDAVHCVFAEPTHSPCMLLGVYTGLHDETSVQDFGIDNITAADGLAVGRPSGFVGKAMQRLIDGYYTVTDEELYRLMVVAFEQDKVKLEPSALAGVPGMARVLQASDYLARLGYSAAQLQQATHLVWGTGGSMVPDDEFNAYLAKGRSLPATV